The following proteins come from a genomic window of Paramisgurnus dabryanus chromosome 19, PD_genome_1.1, whole genome shotgun sequence:
- the LOC135771443 gene encoding endonuclease domain-containing 1 protein-like, with translation MRLFLASIVFVLPALSFPGIVGKLEENITTCGDFFFDEKPPVIPGILMNSVALNDTYKIICQKYENEIRFATLYDTREKIPVFSAYKYIGANNFERPQIPWMIESELEPSGDEMCKPFTKQARINYWINKTEQAYIPGTLFPMNHTADRETAESTLTLTNSVPLKLRFREGLWSLVEQEIKENMDRNCRDENNNIVAYVLTGAVPGGENLKVVKIPSHMWTAFCCYNSSETVWVSQTYWAENTHNNDLINIRLHSLEDLQNFLNEQLGRNIKLFNNNCGKKSNKLPPSFRSVQIRADG, from the exons ATGCGGCTGTTTCTGGCAAGCATCGTCTTTGTGCTGCCGGCACTGAGTTTTCCAGGCATCGTCGGTAAActtgaagaaaacattactACATGCGGTGACTTCTTCTTTGATGAAAAGCCTCCAGTTATTCCTGGGATTCTGATGAATTCAGTCGCACTGAATGATACTTACAAAATAATCTGTCAAAAATATGAGAATGAGATCAGATTTGCGACACTTTACGACACAAGAGAGAAGATTCCTGTTTTCTCTGCTTACAAATACATCGGGGCAAACAATTTCGAAAGACCACAGATTCCTTGGATGATTGAGTCGGAG CTTGAACCTTCAGGTGATGAAATGTGTAAACCATTCACCAAACAAGCTAGAATTAACTACTGGATAAACAAAACTGAACAAGCCTACATCCCCGGGACTTTATTTCCTATGAATCACACAGCTGATAGAGAAACCGCTGAATCTACATTAACACTGACCAACAGTGTGCCACTGAAACTACGCTTCAGAGAAGGACTTTGGAGTCTTGTGGAACAAGAAATTAAGGAAAACATGGACAGAAACTGTCGTGATGAAAATAACAACATCGTTGCCTATGTGCTGACAGGAGCTGTACCTGGTGGTGAGAATTTAAAAGTAGTGAAGATTCCATCACACATGTGGACGGCATTTTGCTGCTATAATAGTTCAGAAACAGTCTGGGTCTCTCAAACATACTGGGCTGAAAACACACATAATAATGATCTGATCAACATCAGGCTCCATAGCCTGGAGGACTTACAGAACTTCCTCAATGAACAACTGGGGAGAAACATCAAGCTGTTTAACAACAattgtggaaaaaaatctaaCAAACTGCCGCCTTCGTTCAGATCAGTGCAGATAAGAGCGGATGGCTGA
- the LOC135771434 gene encoding endonuclease domain-containing 1 protein-like — protein MKMLFIMNVSVLLLLICPSVISKVINFSKCSQFFYEGEPPVIPGILENSRSMNDRYKTICQKYKKYYRFATLYDTTNRIPVFSAYRFTEKRSFKRPHMKWMIEPQLELLTSDEMNVKISYENQATDEDYINNNYKVNRGHLFPSCHSSDEVTARSTFTLTNIVPQKINFNSGSWKRMEDETNDLMGKHCRDKNNQNKVLAHVLTGAVPGNTTLNNRVNIPSHMWMTFCCYNSTSSSWSSKAYWAPNEDENKNSKAMISERSLEELQEFLSNTKITLFKNDCK, from the exons ATGAAGATGTTGTTTATCATGAACGTCTCAGTGCTGTTACTGCTCATCTGTCCATCCGTCATCTCTAAAGTTATCAACTTCAGTAAGTGTAGTCAGTTTTTTTATGAAGGAGAGCCTCCAGTGATTCCTGGCATTCTGGAGAATTCACGCTCCATGAATGATCGATATAAAACAATCTGTCAAAAATATAAGAAGTACTACAGATTTGCGACGCTCTACGACACAACAAACAGGATTCCAGTTTTCTCCGCTTACAGATTCACTGAGAAAAGGAGTTTCAAGAGACCACATATGAAATGGATGATTGAGCCTCAG CTTGAACTTCTCACCAGTGATGAGATGAACGTGAAAATCTCATATGAAAATCAAGCTACAGATGAAGATTACATCAATAATAACTATAAAGTTAATCGCGGTCACTTGTTTCCCAGCTGTCATTCAAGTGATGAAGTCACAGCTCGCTCTACATTCACACTGACCAAcattgtgccacagaagatCAACTTTAATAGCGGCAGCTGGAAGAGGATGGAAGATGAGACAAACGACCTGATGGGTAAACACTGCCGTgacaaaaataatcaaaataaagttttggcCCATGTCTTGACAGGAGCTGTACCAGGTAACACTACACTAAACAACCGAGTAAATATACCATCACACATGTGGATGACTTTCTGCTGCTATAACAGCACCTCAAGTTCATGGTCCTCAAAAGCTTACTGGGCTCCAAATGAAGACGAAAATAAAAACAGCAAAGCCATGATCAGTGAAAGAAGTCTGGAGGAATTACAAGAATTCCTGAGTAATACAAAAATTACACTATTTAAAAACGATTGTAAATAA
- the LOC135775236 gene encoding C-type lectin domain family 6 member A-like, with translation MIYFSTDKRDWASSRAVCVSMGADLVTITSQTEQDFLVSKIKETHWIGLNDLETEGRWVWVNNKTLEETRVEFWYKREFGKSEPDNWKVNDQSSENCASLGDGNGNLHTWFDGPCKDLRRFICEKK, from the exons ATGATTTACTTCAGCACTGATAAACGAGACTGGGCAAGCAGTCGTGCTGTGTGTGTTTCAATGGGAGCTGACCTGGTTACCATAACCAGCCAAACAGAACAG GATTTCCTGGTGTCTAAAATTAAAGAGACTCACTGGATCGGTCTTAATGATCTGGAGACTGAAGGTCGATGGGTTTGGGTGAATAACAAAACTCTTGAGGAGACTCGAGTAGA GTTCTGGTACAAGAGGGAATTTGGGAAAAGTGAACCTGATAACTGGAAAGTGAACGATCAATCCAGTGAAAACTGTGCCAGTCTGGGTGACGGCAACGGCAATCTACACACTTGGTTTGATGGTCCTTGCAAAGACCTGAGGAGGTTTATCTGTGAAAAGAAATAA